One Gemella haemolysans ATCC 10379 DNA segment encodes these proteins:
- a CDS encoding ArsR/SmtB family transcription factor produces MIIIKDIQYITDIEKLKVISDPLRISILTTLGTEKKNSKELAKLLKINRTKIHYHLNILEENSFIEVVDTDTINGIIQKYYLPTAQAFVPSPSIFNDLFNNTSVNFNINKEDMKDFWNEVKKLEKKFSSENKNSVSISIISTAR; encoded by the coding sequence ATGATTATTATTAAAGATATACAATATATAACAGATATCGAGAAACTAAAGGTTATTTCTGATCCTTTAAGAATAAGTATTCTTACAACACTCGGTACAGAAAAGAAAAATTCAAAAGAACTTGCTAAACTATTAAAAATTAATAGAACTAAAATACACTATCATCTTAATATTCTAGAGGAAAATAGTTTTATCGAAGTAGTTGATACAGATACAATAAATGGTATAATTCAAAAATACTATCTACCGACTGCACAGGCATTTGTACCTTCACCTAGTATCTTTAACGACTTATTTAACAATACTTCAGTTAATTTCAATATAAATAAAGAAGACATGAAAGATTTCTGGAATGAAGTTAAAAAACTAGAAAAGAAATTCTCCTCAGAAAATAAAAATAGTGTTAGTATTAGTATTATTTCTACAGCTCGCTAG